The genomic window GCCCCGGCGTGCCCACCACCACGTCCGGCTTCTCCATCAGCACCGGCCTGGCGACACACCGCGTCACCCACCTCGTGCCGTCAACCCCcggcgggggggacccaggcgtccaggggtggggggggctgagCTTACCGCTGGGCGGCGAGGTCGGTCTGGGCGCAGAGATCGGCTACCCGCAGGTCGCGGGCGCAGAAAGCCGCCAGCTGCCGCAGGCTGTGCACAACTTGCTGCCCCAGCTCCTTGGAGGGCACCAGCACCAGCGCCCGCACCGCCTGCGCCACCGCCGAGGACGCCTGCGCCCACCCGCGCCCCCGCCTACTGTCACGCGGGTACGGGAGAGCTGCCCCGGCACCCCACGGAGCCCCCGTGCCCCACAGTGTCCCCCCCTGCTCAATACCCTGcagcgcccagccctgccccacggtGCCCGTCTGCACCCAGGACCCTACAGCACCCACGTACCCCACAATGCCCACCCACACCCGATACCCCACAGAGCCCGTGTGCCCCACGGCACCCACCCCTGCCTGCATACCCCATGTGCCCCATCCTGCCTAAACACCCCACGGTGCCCCCCCATGCCCAATACCCCACAGAGCCCACATACCCCACAGCGCCTGCCCCTGCTTGCACACCCCACGTGCCCCCCGGTGCCCACCCCTGCCTGGATGCCCCACAGAGCTCCCCCCATACCCCACCAGAGCCCCCCTAAACCCAATACCCCACACCCCCCTGTGCCCACCTCTGCCCAGATGCCCCACGGAGTGCCCCCATACCCCCCAAAGCCCACCCAAACCCAATACCCCACACCCCCCTGTGCCCACCTCTGCCCAGATGCCCCACGGAGTGCCCCCATACCCCCCAAAGCCCACCCAAACCCAATACCCCACACCCCCCGGTGCCCACCTCTGCCCAGATGCCCCACGGAGCGCCCCCATACCCCCAGTACCCATCCAAACccgacaccccccaccccccggtgcccaccccagccccccgccgccccgctcaccCCCTTGACGCgcaggaggtgctggaggaggggCAGCCCGTACGCTCCCGTTTTCCCGGAGCCGGTCCTGGCCCGGGCCAGGAGATCGCGGCCCTCCAGAGCCAGCGGAATGGCCTCGGCCTGGATGGCCGTGGGGGTGGCCCAGCCCAGCTCCGCCACCGCCTGCGGGGGCCGTCACCTCGGGGGTCCCAGCCGGCTGGgctcccggggcccccccggcacAAGGGGGGTTCCCATtgccacccccctccccgcggcggggggacCCAGGCTTGCAAAGCACCCCCACCCCGAGGGATACTGGTGTCACGGACCCTCATGTCCCCCACTCAGCCCCTCAAAGGGACCCCGGTGtcccggcccccccacccccagggaccccagtgtGCAGGGCTCAGCCCCCTAAAGGGACCCCgatgtgccccccccccaaagggaccccggTGTCCCGGCCCTCCCACCCCGAGGGACCCCGATGTGCCGGGCTCACCCCCCAAAGGGACCCGGTGTCCCAGCTCCCCTTCCACCGAGGAACCCCGATGTCCCGGCCCCCCCCTCCCACCGAGGGGCCCCGTGTCCCGCCGCCCCTCCCGCAAAGGGACCCCGTGTCCCGGCCCCCCTCCCACCGAGGGATCCCGGTGTCCCGGCCCCCTCAGGGCCTCCACCCCCACCAAAGGACCCCGGTGCCCGGCCCCCGCCTGATCCCACCCCCAGGTGCCCGCAGCCCACCGGGACccaccccccccgggcccccggcgCACCCGCAGCAGCCGCCCGTCCAGCCCCATGTGCTCGAagcccggccctgccgccgccgccgccgccatgctggccgcccgccgcccgctgcgCCTGCCCACTGACACTTCCGCCTCGCGTCCAGAGCGGCCGCCAGGAGAGCGGGGGAGCCGCCGCGCCACCCCCTGGCGGTGGAGGACTGAGGAGcaccggggttttgggggggggggggagccccggACGCTGGGGTCCCTGCCCGGTCTTTGGGGGGGGTCAGCGTGCGGGGGGGATGCACTGTAGACAGGCAGCTGGATGCCTGAGCCCCCTGCCCGGCTTGGTGCAGCACCAgagccacccccccacccctcccagcaccccaaaaaaaaaaaaaccaccagtgaCCCCCACCGGACCccaaaaacctttatttttccccacaaaacaCCACCACGGGGGCCGGCCCCCACCCTCCCTGatggcaggcagggccccccccgccccaacctgCCCCACCACCCCCAGGGTGCCGGCaggggtcccccccccaggagCTATGGGAGCCCCCcccggggtgggtggggggacaAACGGGGGGGCTACACCAGCTTCTTGGCCTCGAAGAAACTCTTGAGGTGCCTCATCTGCCAGATGCcggtgaggatgaggatgatggTTTGGGCGATGGACCACCACAGCACCCGCTGGTTGGTGCTCTCGCTCGTCATGCGGAAACGCTCCTCCCGGTACTGTcggtcaaggggaaaaaaataatggtagGGGGGAACAAAAAGGGGGGGTTCAGCCCGCTGGAGCCCCCCTCCTCACCCGTTGGTAGTTCTGCTCCTTCTGGATCTGCTCGACCTGGTCGAGGAGCTGGCGGGCGCGGAGCTGCAGCTCCGTCAGCTTGTCCTTGGCGGCGATTTCGGGGTAGTTGTTGGTGTGTTCGCCCACCTGGATGTCCAGGTGCACCCGCTGTGGGGCAAaaacgggggggggacacggacatCAGTGGACCCCCGCCGCCGCTGACACCCCCTCCCCAGGTTTGGGGGTCTCCCCCGCCCGATTACCAGTTTGCCGCCGGCGAAGAGCGCCATGCGGGTGGAGTTGGAGTGGAGGCAGATCTGGTGCTCGCCCGGCGTGTGGGAGGTGAAGGTGAAGCGTCCTTCGGAGCCGTACTGCCGCGACAGCACCAcctgcgccgcgccgcggccgccgTCACCCAGCGCCCGCCCGGGGGGACACCGGGACAACCCCCGCGTGTCCCGCAGGCCCACCCCgtgctccccagggaccccctgccccTTGTTGGGGGGCTCACTgtgcaccccagggaccccacgcCCAGGCTGGCGGTGCCCCATGCACCGCAAGGTACCCCAACTGgtgggcacccagggaccccacacTCAGGATAGTGGGTGTGCACCTTAGGGACCCCCTGCCGTGGCTGGAAGGCACCCCAGAAACCCCCCCAACCCAGCTAGcaggcaccccagggaccccacaccCAGGCTGGCAAGCACCCCATGTGACCGTAGGGACCCCCTGCCCTCGTTGGCAGGCACCCTGTGCTCCCCAGTGACCCCCAGACCCAGCTGGCAGGGGCACCCCATGTGCTCCAGGGACCCCACACCCAGGCTGGCGGGTTCCCCATGCACCCCACGGACCCCTTGCCCCAGCTGGTGGGCACCCCACATGCCCCAGGGACCCCATGCCCGGGCTGGTAGGTGCCCTGAGCCCCGCTGGGGAACCCCACCTGCAGTCTGGTGGGTTCCTGAGTCCCCTCAGGGACCCCTAGGCCGGCAGGTGCCCcgagccccccagggaccccaaccccCAGCCCAGTGAGATCCTAAGcacctgcacccccagcccggtGGGTGCCCCGAGCCCCTCCTGGACCCAACTCCCTACCCGCTGGGTGCGCCGAGCCCCCCAAGGACCCCCGTGCCGGTGGGTGCCCGAGCCCCGCAGGGGACCCCTACCTCCACCCCGGCGGGTGCCccgagccccccaggaccccaccccaccccggtgggtgccccgagccccccccggggacccccacccccgagccggtgGGTGCCtaaacccccccaggaccccaccccaccccagcgagtgccccgagcaccccagggaccccccacctcCACCTCGGCGGGTGCCCGAGCCCCCCGGGACGCTCACCTTGCCGTCGGGGTCCTTCACCTCCACGTGCATGCCCAGCCCCGGGGTGGAGGGCAGGAACGACTCCGACTGCTTGTCCCACAGCTGCGTCCGGTAGTTCCCTGGGGGGCGGCGGGTCGGAGCaggcccagccccccccgccagccccccccgtcccgtcacaccacccccccccggctcctGCGGGTCTCTcccgcccctccccacccctgttGTTCCTGAGGGGCTCCCCATCGCCCCCCGGTCCCTCCCGGTGGTCCCTCCCGGTCCCCTCTGGCCTCCTCGCCCCTTCCCCGGCCCCTCCCTCGCCCCGCACCGATAACCATGGTTTCATCCGGGATTTCCTCGATGAAGCAGCGCTTCTCGGTCTCGCCGATGTGGAAGTAAAGGCCGTGGGCGCTCCAGGCCGCCAGCACCAGGGCGGCAACGGCCGCCCgcagcgccccgccgcccgccatgGCCCGCgtccgcccgccccgcccgcggggggcacacTGCGCATGCGCCGCTCTCGCCCCGCACACACTGCGCATGCGCCACCCTGTCTCCTCACACACTGCGCATGCGCAGCGGCATTCCCCTCACACACCGCGCATGCGCCACCCGCCGACGGCCACTCACTGGTCCCCACGATGCACCTACGGGTGCCCGCAGGGTTCCCGGCGGCGGCCCGCCTCGCTTCACTGCGCATGCGCCGCCGCCGCAGAAACACACGCATGCACAACGCGCCCCGCCCGGTGGCGCAGCAGGGAGGGCGCCGCCCCCCTAGCTCTGAGGTTGGCAGTTCGAGCCCCGCCTAGGCCAGCTCCGAGGGGCCCGGTCATCCCCGGGTGTGTCCCGGTGTGCCCCCCCGGGGCGATCGGCCTCGGTTGCCACCCCCGGCCGTGCCGAGCCCTCCGGCGGGGCGGAGCCAACCCTTCACACCCTGCCAGCAGTGtagcaacaccaccaccaacctccttccttccttccttccttcctcccagccGCTGCCCCCAGGGCttggccggggtggggggtcccatgggtgagCGGGTGACCGGGGACCCCCCGGAGAAGGGCCCTGACGAGGCGGGAGGGGAAGCGGAACCGCGGGGACGATTGCGCCaccggcagccccccgcctccGCGAGCTGGAAATTTCGGGAGGGATTataaaggcgggggggggggacgccgCGGGCGGCGGGCATCGGGGCGCCATGGCGTGCCAGCCCGCGCTCACcctcgccctcctcttcctctgcgtAGAGGCCGAAGGCTTCGCCCTCTGCCACGCGCCCGCCCTGCAGACCAAAGTTTTCCAGTATCGGTAAgtaggggttgggggggggcggggggagcacccatgggtgacacCTTCgaggggaggggggtgtcagggtgctggggtgggcacCGTTGGCACCGTTGTCCCCGGCAGGATTTGGGACGTCAACCAGAAGTCGCTTTACCTGCGCAATGACCAGCTGGTGGCCGGGCACCTGCAAGGGGCCAACGCTGCCCTCGAAGgtgagatggggacatggggac from Calonectris borealis chromosome 27, bCalBor7.hap1.2, whole genome shotgun sequence includes these protein-coding regions:
- the TMED4 gene encoding transmembrane emp24 domain-containing protein 4; amino-acid sequence: MAGGGALRAAVAALVLAAWSAHGLYFHIGETEKRCFIEEIPDETMVIGNYRTQLWDKQSESFLPSTPGLGMHVEVKDPDGKVVLSRQYGSEGRFTFTSHTPGEHQICLHSNSTRMALFAGGKLRVHLDIQVGEHTNNYPEIAAKDKLTELQLRARQLLDQVEQIQKEQNYQRYREERFRMTSESTNQRVLWWSIAQTIILILTGIWQMRHLKSFFEAKKLV